CCAGATTCTTGCATCGTTACGCCGTATAGTACATCGGCTTCTTCCATTGTTCCTTTGCGGTGTGTAATCACAATAAATTGTGTTTTAGATTCAAATTGTTTGAGATAACGGCTAAAGCGGATAACATTTGCTTCATCAAGAGCTGCTTCAACTTCATCGAGAATACAAAATGGAACGGGTCTAACACGAATGATCGCAAACAGTAAAGCAATCGCTGTTAATGCACGTTCTCCACCTGAACGCAGCGAAAGGTTTTGCAATTTTTTCCCTGGTGGTTGCACAATGATATCAATCCCTGTTGTAAGCAAATTCTCTGGCTCAAGCAAAACGAGTTCAGCTTTACCGCCGCCAAATAGTTCAGGAAATACGAGCGCAAATTGTTCTTTAATTGCGGAAAAAGTGAGCGCAAAACGTTTTTTCATTTCTTCATCCATTTCTTCCATCACTTTAAAAAGATTTTCTTTGGCTTCAAGTAAGTCCGTTTGTTGGTTGGTTAAGAATCTGAAACGCTCATCCACACGCTCAAATTCTTCAATTGCACCAAGGTTTACAGCGCCTAATTCTTCAATTGAGCGCTTTAATAAACGAACTTTACTCAAAGATTCGGCGATGGTAAGTTCGGGCACACACTTTTCAGATGCTTCTTTACGTGTTAGCGAGTAATCAGCTAAACGTTCTGTCCGATTTTTTAGATCCACTTCAATTTTACCGATTTTAATTTCTGCTTGGTTTTTTTGCTCAAGATAAAAGCTCGCTTGGTTACTCTTTTGTGTTAAAGCATCTTCTAATTGCTGAAGTTCTTGCTTTAAATCGCTGCGTTTATTTCGCGTTAATTCAAGTTGTTCTTGTGCTTGTTCTTTAGCAAGACGGATCTTTTCGATGGCTATTTTGGTCTCATTTTCATTAACATCTGTATTGGTTAATTGTTGTTTTAAATCGGAATATCTTTTTTCATTTGCTTCTTTTTGTTCATCTTGTTCCATTAAAGATTCTTCTACTCGAAGGACGTCTTGTTTTGCGGTTTGAAGCTGTTCTTTTTGTACAGCAATCACTGCTTTTAGTTCTGAAAGCGCGGTTTGATCGCGATCTAATTTACTTTCAAGTGCTTTACTTTCTGATACCATCTCTGTAATTTCTTTATCGGTTTGTTCAAGAGCTTTTGAGAGGGCTTGTTTCTTTTCTTCTAATTCTGCTTTTTGTTTCTCCAACTGGCTACGCTCATTTTCTTCATTGGCTTTTTCAAAGTCGTATAATTCAAGTTGTTTATTCAGCCGTTCGAGCGTTTCTTTTTCACGTGTTTCTTTTCCGACTAGCTCTTGTTCTTTGACGCGTAAATTTTCGCCCACTGCTCGAGTTTCTTCTAACTCGGCGCGCTTTAAGTGTAAGCTTTCTTTTGCTTTTTGCAAACCTCTTTCTAGAGGAAGCGTTTTTTGTTCTAAGGCGCTTAATGTTTGTGTGAGTTGTTCTAGCTCATTTTTACGTGATATGATAGAGGACTTGCCTTGCTTTGTAGCCCCTCCTGTCATCGAACCAAAAGCATTGACAACGTCGCCTTCAAGTGTTACAACACGATAACGATAATTAACGAGTTTAGCTAGGGCCCCTGCGCCTTTTAAATCTTTTGCTAAAATCGTTGTCCCAAGAATACTTGTCACAATCGGGGTGATTTTTGCTTCAAAAGAAATCACATCACTTGCAACAGCAATAAAAGCTGGCTCGTTTTCGAGCGCCTGACGAATGTTTGCGGGTAGTTCACGTGATTGAATGGTTGAAAGAGGTAAAAATGTAGCGCGTCCAGCACGTTTCTCTTTTAAAAAGGAAATAGCGCTGCGTGCCGATTCTGCATCATTTGTCACGATATTTTGGGCACTGGCACCAAGAGTGATTTCGATAGCCGTTTGGTAGTTTTCTGGAATATTGATTAGTTCAATAAAAGCGCCTAAAACACCTTTCAAATGGTCTTTCGCTTTCAAAACTTCACGTACACCTTGAAAAAAACCAGCATAATCATCCGCTAATTCAGCCAATGTTTCTTTGCGCGATTTTAATTGTTGTACTTTCTCATAATGACGATATAATGCCCTTTCTTCTTGTTCAAAAGCATCATTCTTTTTTTCTAAAACAGCTTTTACTTCAGAAAAAATCTCGATTTGTTCTTGTAGCTCTTGCTGAAGCACTTCTAAATGTTTTTTTGTTGCCAAAGCCGTTTCTTTCGTTTCGTTTCGTTCAGCGATGAGTTCGCGATTTTCGAGCTGCATTTTCTCAGCTCGATCATTCATCTGTATCAACTCACGCTCAATGTAGCCTATATCATTATGGACAGTAGTTTGTTCGTGTCTAATCTCAATATAATCACTTTTTTTATTTTCGATCGCTTCTTCTGAAAGGGCATCATAGCGGGCTAATTTTTTTTCAAGCTCAATTTGTGCTTTTTTTGACACTTCGAGCTTGATCTCTTTTTCCATTCTTACTGCTTCAAGTTCTTTTTTCTGCGCTTCGAATGCTGCTATTTTTGTTGTTAACATTGCCAAGGCTTCAGTCAAAGCTTGCTCATTTTCATTGCCATGTTTTTTGCGCTCTAAAACAAGGTTTCGTTCACCTTCTAGTTGTTCGAGATTTTCAGTTAGCTTAAGTAACGTCGCTTGTAGCTCTTCTAATGTATAGTCAGTTTCTGATAACAGGTGTTTTTTCTGGGAAATTTTGTTTTCTTCGGCATGCATTTGTTCGCGCATTTGAAGCAGAGCTGTTTGATTCTCGTCAAAAACTTGTTGTTTCTGATTTAATTCTTGAGTGAACTGCTCCATTTCGCGCACAATTAATGTCACTTCATACTTCTCAAGTTCTTTTTGCTGATAAAGGTAATCTTTAGCAATAGATGCTTGCATTTCAAGAGGTTCGTGTTGTGCTTCTAACTCATGTAAAATATCACTTACACGGTTTAAATTCTCTTCTGTTTCAAACAGTTTATTCTCAGCTTGTTTTTTACGTCCTTTATATTTTAAAACGCCAGCTGCCTCTTCAAAAATCGTACGACGTTCTTCTGGCTTACTATTTAAGATTTCGTCAATCTTCCCTTGTGAAATAATGGAAAAAGCTTCGCGTCCTACTCCTGTCTCCATAAATAAATCGACAATATCTTTCAAGCGACAACTTTGTTTATTAATCAAAAACTCACTATCACCATTACGATAAATACGTCGTGCAACAGATACCTCGCTATAATCAACAGGTAAAAAGCGGTCTTCATTCTCAAGGATAAGTGACACCTCAGCAAAATTGACCTGTTTTCTCGTATCGCTTCCAGCAAAAATAACATCGCCCATTCTGCCGCCGCGCAAGCTCTTGGCTGACTGCTCGCCTAACACCCAACGTATCGCTTCAGTAATATTGCTTTTTCCACTTCCATTTGGGCCAACAACCGCTGTCATTCCTGGTACAAAGTCAATCGCCACTTTATCAGCAAACGATTTAAAACCGTTCATTTCTAGTCGTTTGAGTAGCAACACTGCACCTCCTTTTTCGTTCAGTCATTAACGGGATAAGTGTTTAATCGCGTGTCTAGCTGCATTTTGTTCGGCTTGTTTTTTTGTTCTACCTGTCCCGCGACCAAGTATTTGGCCATTAATCACAACTTGCGCTTCAAAAGCTTTGTTATGGGCAGGGCCTGTTTCCCCAAGGATATCATATTGGATTAATACGTCTCGATCACGCTGAACAATTTCTTGTAATTGTGTTTTAAAGTCAACGATATCCAAAAATGCGCCTGAATCAATTTTTGGAAAAATAATTCTTTCTAAAAAGGAAACTACTTGTTTTAATCCGTGTTCTAAATAAAGTGCGCCAATAAAAGATTCAAATACATCTGCTAAAAGCGCTGGGCGTGCTCTTCCTCCTGCCTTCTCCTCACCTTTACCAAGTCTGATATATTTAGAAAAATGAATGGCTTCTGCAAATTCAACAAGTGAAGGTTCACAGACAATAGCCGCTCGCATTTTCGTCATTTGTCCTTCTTCCATATCTGGATACTTTTTAAAAAGATATTCCGATATTGTTAGCTCAAGTACTGCATCTCCTAAAAATTCTAAGCGTTCATTATCATGAATTTTTTCCCGACGATGTTCGTTTACATAAGAGGAATGTGTGAAGGCCGCTTTTAATAAGCCTACATCAACAAAGTCAAAACCAGTACTTTCTTGTAGTTCTTCCCATTGATTCATAATGATTAACTCCTTTCAAGTACCTTTCAGTCCATTTTCTAAACAGCCTGATAAAAAAAGCTGCTTAGAAAATGAACTGGATTAAAAAAGTTGCCTATACTGCTTAAAATAGAGGTCCCCCTGAGATCATATGCTTGTTTTGGGTACGACAAATCGAACGAAAGCGTCCCGATTTGCAGGTTTTGGCAGAAGTCGTACGAATAGTACGACTACACATGATGACTAAAAAAACAGGGAAAGGTAACTTTACCCGGCCATGTGACTAGTTATCAGAAATCTGTCAAAACAAGCAAAGCGAAAAGCTTGTCGCCGATTTATTTCGTTTATGTCCCAAGCTTATAAGCTCTAATCGCCTCTTTAGATTAAAAGCAACGAGGCTATCCATGCATTCTTATCACTTGAATTAAGAATGTTCTTCTATATATTTCACTGCATCGCCAACTGTAGACATCTTCTCAGCTTCTTCATCAGAGATTTCAATTCCAAATTCATCTTCAAGTTCCATAATTAATTCTACAACATCTAAAGAATCTGCACCTAGATCTTCTGCAAAGGAAGCTTGTAAAGTTACCTTTTCTTTATCGACACCAAGACGATCAACAATAATATCTGCAACTTTTTCTAACACTTCTGCCATTTCACTTCACCTCCCTCCACGTATTATAAAGGATTTCTCTACAGGAGTAAACAGAAATTACCATTTTAATTACTGCATACTCATCCCACCGTCAACGGATAATGTTTGTCCAGTAATATAATGAGATAAGTCACTAGCTAAGAAATAAACTGCATTCGCAACATCTGCTGTTTTACCATAATATCCAAGTGGAATCTGGCTTAACATCGCCTCTTTTGCCCGTTCATCTAAATGATCTGTCATCTCTGTTTCGATAAATCCAGGGGCGACAGCGTTCACATGAATCCCTCGCGCAGCAAGTTCGCGCGCGGTTGTTTTTGTTAGGCCAATCATACCTGCTTTACTAGCAACATAATTTGCTTGACCAGCATTTCCTGTTATGCCTACAACGGAAGCCATATTAATAATTTTACCAGAACGCTGTTTCATCATGATACGTGACACTTCTTTTGTCATCAAAAAGGTCCCTTTTAAATTGATGTTTATTACATCATCCCAATCTGATTCTTTCATGCGCATTAAAAGGTTATCTCGCGTAATGCCAGCATTGTTTACTAAAATGTCTACACGTCCAAAACGCTCGATCACTTCTTTAAAGAATGCTTTGACGTCTTCTTCTTTTGAAACGTCTGCTTTCATTGCTTCTGCATTGACACCTATTTCAGTTAATAGATCTAATGTTTCTTTGGCTGCATCTGCGCGACCACCGTAATTGAAGAAAATATCAGCACCTTCTTTTGCTAATTTCAAGGCAATTTCGCGTCCTATGCCACGCGATCCCCCAGTAATAACAGCTATTTTACCTTTCAAAGACATTTATTTTCCCTCCTTTAGTTGTTCAGCCACTTGTTTGATTGATTCCACGTCATTTGCCGATAGAATCGTTACATCTCGATTTATTTTTTTTATAAGTCCAGAAAGTACTTTACCAGCCCCAATTTCAACAAATGTATCGACACCTGCATCGACTAAAGCTGTAATCGTTTGTTCCCACTTAACAGGTGAATAAATTTGTCTAATTAGTTTTTCTCGAACGTTCGATGGATCTGTTGTAAAAGAAACATCAACATTACTTACAATAGGCACTGCCCCGTCTTTTAAAGTAACTTCTTCTAAGACACTTACAAAAGCTTCTGCAGCAGGCTTCATTAGTTTAGAATGAAAAGGGCCACTAACAGCAAGTGGGATGACGCGTTTTGCACCTTTTTCTTTTAATTTTTCTGTGCCTTTAGCAATTCCTGAGGCTGTACCAGAAATAACGATTTGCCCAGGAGAATTATAATTAGCAATTTGAACAGTATCTCCACCGGCGCTTACTTCACTTGTCACCGCTTCAATCGCATCAGCTTCCATGCCAAGAACAGCAGCCATTTCTCCTGTGCCATTTGGAACTGCTTCTTCCATCAACTCACCGCGTCGATGCACTAAATAAACGGCATCACTAAATGTTAAAACCCCAGCTGCCACCAATGCACTGTACTCACCTAAACTATGCCCTGCAACATAATCCGCCTTTACTCCATAAGATTCAAGTGCTTTTAAAATCGCTATACTTGTGCTAACAAGCGCAGGCTGAGCGTTTTCTGATTTAGTAAGTTCTTCAATAGGTCCTTCTGTAATTAACTGGGTTAACGAAAAACCAAGGCGTTGATCTGCTATGTTATAAATCGATTTCGCTTCGGGATATTTCGCTGCTACATCTTGTCCCATATCTATTTGTTGTGATCCTTGTCCTGGAAAAACAAATGCGACTTTATTCATGAGCTAAGTTCCCTCCTAATTTCCCATTATCAACTTCGCGTTTAATCGTCTCCACAACACGTCGTTCAATCATTTCACGCGCTTGTCTAATCGTCGTAAAAATCGCATTGGCATTGGATGAACCGTGAGCTTTAATGACCGGTGCCTGTACGCCGAAAAAGCAAGCTCCCCCATATTCACTGTAATCCATTTTTGCACGTAATTCTAACAGATCTTTTCTCAAGAATCCTGCTGCAATTTTATTTTTTAGGTTGCTGAGCAAACTCATTCTTAACATTGAAAAGAAAGCAGCTCCTGTTCCTTCTAAACTTTTAAGTACCATATTTCCAGTAAAGCCATCGGTTACAACAACGTCAGCCACATCCATAAGAAGATCCCGCGATTCAACATTGCCAATAAAATGATAGGCGTCTTGTTCTTTCATTAATGAATAGGCTTTTTTCGTTAATTCGTTCCCTTTTGTTTCTTCTGTCCCAATATTTAACAAGCCTACGCGTGGCTTATCGATTTTGCGGACTTGTTCAGCATAAATCGACCCCATTAAACCAAATTGGAGTAAATGTTCTGGTTTAGCCTCTGAATTAGCGCCAAGGTCAAGCATGATAAAACCTTTTCCACTAATGGTTGGCAAAATTGGAGCCAGTGCTGGTCGATCGATTCCTTTGATTCTTCCAACAACAAAAAGTCCGGTAGACATCAGTGCCCCAGTGTTTCCTGCTGAAATACAGGCATCTGCTATACCATCTTTTACTGCTTGAGCGGCAAGTACCATTGACGCCTTTTTTTTGCGTTTAACCGCGCGGACTGGTTCATCTTCGCTTTCGATTTTTTCATCTGTATGCACAATACTTACTCTTGTTTGATCGGTTAGATATTCAAGAATAGCCGATTCTTTTCCAAAAAGGATAAATTCAACATCTTTAAATTTTGCTGCAGCAGTCATTACACCTTCAACAATTTCTTTAGGTGCATGGTCACCGCCCATTGCATCAATTGCTATTTTCATTTTCGTCAGTCCTTTTTACTTTTTTTCGGTGGCATGATACATTTCGAATTTGCCTTTTAGCACAATCTCGTCGCCCACGTAACTTTTAATATCAACTATTGTGATCGCACGTTGATCTGTTTTTTCTCTTACTTTCGCTTTCGCAATGACTCGTTCCCCTTCTTTTACGGAGCGAACAAAACGAACAGCAGATTGCGTTGTGAGTGCTAGTTCATTTGGAATAACTGCTGTAGCAAGTGAGTTTGCTTGAGCGAACAAATGATGTCCACGTGCAATTTTATTCCGCTTAAAGACGTGTTCTGGACCGACATCAAAAAGTGATATCGCACTTTTCCCTGGATTGATATCAATAATTTCACCGATAACTTCATCTATAGGTAAACTTTTCACGGCATCAGCATAATTAACGCTTGCGACCTGCTCTATTCTGACGCGAAGCTCTGGTATGGAAAGTGCCACACGATCAAGCCTAACTGTCTGCACACTAACATGAAAAAGGTCAGCAAGCTGTTCATCCGTGATAAAAGGATTTTCATCAATGGCTTCTTGTAATCTTTTTTGCCTTTCTTTTTTTGGGTGTTTTTTCATATACTTTCCCCATCTTTCCTATTTTCAAGTGCTACTAATACCAGATCCTAAAAGGTAAGTCTAAAAAAAGAGACAATCCGCCTCTTTAAAGTAGGATGGCTATTTTAAACTCATACAGCTTAATGTTATAGAAAATAAAGCGCACTTGCAAGTATTTTTCTTTATTCGTAATTAGTCTAGCTTTTCCTCCGTAAAAACACCACTTGCTAAAAGGGACTCATATAAACGAGCGTATTCGGGATTTTCAGCTAAATTTTCATCAAAGATCAACTTGGCGGCGTCTTCGCGTGCGATTTCTAGCACACGGTAATCATGGACGATATCAGCTATGTTAAACTCAGGAAGTCCACTTTGTTTTGTACCAAAGAAGTCGCCTGGGCCTCGTAGCTCTAAATCACGTTCGCTTAGAGCAAAACCATCGTTTGTTTCAGTCATAATGGTCATTCGCTCTTTTCCAACTTCAGTTTTAGGATCAGCTAGTAAGATGCAGTAAGATTGATCAGAACCCCTACCAACCCTTCCTCGCAATTGGTGCAGCTGGGAAAGTCCAAAGCGGTCAGCATCATAAATCACCATCATTGTTGCATTCGGTACATTAACGCCTACTTCAACAACTGTCGTAGAAACAAGGCAATCGATCTTTTGGCTACTAAACGCGCGCATTAGCCCTTCTTTTTCGGCTGGTAAAAGTTTCCCATGCATTAAACCAACTGTATGCCGCTTTTTCCATTTAGCAAGTAGTAAATGATAAAAATCTACAGCATTTTGTACTTCAAGCTTGTCTGATTCCTCAATTAATGGACAAATAACATACACTTGGTGTCCTTTTATGATTTCTTTTTCGACAAATTGAATGACGCGATCCAACATCTCGTGTTTTACCCAGAATGTCTCAATTTGTTTTCGGCCAGCAGGGAGCTCATCAATCACAGAAACATCCATTTCACCAAAAGTCGTAATGGCAAGCGTTCTTGGAATAGGTGTAGCTGTCATAAACAGAACATCCGGATATTCTCCTTTTTCGCGTAAAATTCGCCGTTGACCAACACCAAAACGGTGCTGTTCATCTGTAATAACTAGTCCTAAGCGGTGGTAAATAACCTCTTCTTGAATTAAAGCATGCGTTCCTACGAGGACATCAATGTTACCTTCTTCAAGTAAAAGAAGGAGTTCTTTTCTCCGTTTCCCTTTCACTGAACTTGTAAGTAAGCCAACTGTTACATCAAATGGTGCAAGTAACTCGACTAAAGAATTGGCATGTTGCTCAGCTAAGATCTCCGTTGGTACCATGAGTGCGCTTTGAAATCCACTCTTTGCAGCTGCAAAGATCGCAATGGAGGCAACGACTGTTTTTCCAGAACCTACATCTCCTTGGAGCAATCGATTCATATGAAAATGTGATTTCATATCCCCACAAATTTCATTAACGACGCGTTTTTGTGCGTTAGTAAGTGGAAAAGGTAAAGCATCAATATAGGTTCTTAATTCAGCAACATCATAGTCAATCGCAATTCCGCCTGCTTTTTCCCGTTCAATTTTTCGAAAAAACTGCATTCTAAGTTGAAACAGTAATAGCTCTTCGTACACCATTCTGCGCCTAGCCTGCTTTAATTCACTGCTGTCTTTTGGAAAATGTAAGATGCGAATCGCTTCGTCTCGTGCAATTAGTTTATATTTATCAAGGTAAACTTGAGGAATAATTTCTTCAATCTCTTTATGATACATCGTAAAAGCAGCTTGCACATATTTTTGCATGGTCTTAGTACGTAGGCTGCCTTTTAAGCGATAGATCCCTTCTAACGCTTCGTCTTGTGTTTGCATGCCTAATTTGAATTTGCTTGCTGTAATTTGGGCTCGATTTTTATCCCATTTTCCAGAAATTGTCACTGTTTCACCCGTTGCAATTTTCGCTTTTAAATAGGGTTGATTAAAAAAATCGATGCGAATGACTTGTCCTTCTACTGAAAGACGAAAAGACAATTTTGATTTTTTCTTTCCATAAAAAGCAAGCGAAGGTTCAGTAAGCACTTCGCCACAAACTGTTATTCGCTCCGCATCGCCCACTTGTTCTAAATTCCGCAAGCGATAATCTTCATAGCGATATGGAACATTCCAAAGCAAGTCCTGCACCGTTGAAATGCCTAATTCTTTTAATGTTTTTGCCGTTTCTTCGCCAATTCCTTTAATTCCAGTAACGCTTATTTTTTTTAAGTTATTCACTTGGATTTTCTGGCGATAGACCAAAGATTTTTGCTTGAATGGCTCTTCCTGTTGGTGTAGCCGCCAGCCCTCCTTCAGCAGTTTCTCTTAAACTACTTGGCATCTGCAACCCAACACGATACATCGCTTCAATCACTTCATCACATGGGATTTGACTCTTAATTCCAGCAAGTGCCATATCAGCAGAAATAATGGCTTGCGAAGATCCTAGTGCATTTCGTTTCACACATGGGACTTCAACGAGACCAGCAACAGGATCACAGACTAGACCCAGCATGTTTTTAAGCGTCATCGCCATGGCATGTGAAGCTTGTTCAGGTGTTCCTCCTGCTGCTTCAACAATTGCAGCTGAAGCCATAGCTGATGCCGATCCCACTTCTGCTTGACACCCTCCTGCTGCCCCGCTAATAAACGCTTGGTTCGCAACAACAAAACCAAAGGCGCCAGCAGTAAATAAAAAATCCACCATTTGTTCACGCGTTAATTCAAGTTTATCTTTTACAGCAAAAAGAACACCTGGAACAACGCCAGCACTTCCAGCTGTTGGTGTTGCACAAATGACACCCATTGCTGCGTTGACTTCGTTGGTTGCAATTGCTTTTTGAACAGATTCAAGGACAAGTTCTCCCGATAGAGTATTTCCTTTTTCAATGTATTTTTTCATTAAAACCGCATCGCCACCAGTTAATCCTGTTGTAGAGTTAACGCCATTTTCTCCTTTTTTAATCGCCTCTTCCATCACATCTAGATTACGAGTCATCGCTGCAAAAATTTCATCATGTGATAATCCTGAAACGTTCATTTCACGTTCGATCATCACTTTTGAAATCGGCTTTTTTTCATGCTGAGCAATATCAATTAATTCAGCAACTGTACGAAACATTTATCTTCCACTCACTTTCTTCTTAAATGACAATGCTAGCTACTTGATAAACACCTTGAATTTCGCTAATTTGATCTAACAATGATTGATCCACAACTTGATCCACTTCAATGACCATTAATGCTTCGTTCCCTTTTGTTTTACGTGAAACTTTCATCTGCCCGATGTTGATCTCATGGCGCGCGATCAAAGCGGATACAGAAGCGATAATGCCATATCGGTCCTGATGTAAAATTAAAATCGCAGGCAATGTTCCCGTAAAGTCGAGTTCAAAATCATTTAACCGAACAATCTCGACTTTTCCACCACCAATAGAGGCTCCAACAAGGGTGGTTTGCTTCATTCCATTTTTTAAAACTAATTTTACGGTATTTGGGTGAGGCGCTTCTTCTAGTTCTTCAATAAATTGAATATGTATCCCCCATTTTTTGGCTAATGCAGGGGAATCTTTCATCCGTGGATCATCTGGCTCAAAACCAAGTAAACCACCAATCAAAGCGACATCCGTACCATGACCTTTATACGTTTTAGCGAATGAGCCATACAAATGGATATCTACTTGTGTTGGCGTTTCTCTAAAAACATCACGAGCGATTTTGCCTATCGTACTTGCTCCAGCTGTATGCGAACTGGATGGACCAATCATCACTGGACCAATGATATCAAAGACGCTGTTAAATTTCATCTTTTTATGCCCCTTTCTAAAATATGTCTATTCAACAGAAAAAATATAAGGGTATACTGGTTGATTTCCAGCATGTACTTCAAATTCAATATCGGGAAATTTCACTTCAAGTTGGCTTACTAAATCTTCAGCCTCGTCTTTTGTTACACTTTCTCCGTATAAAAGCATCACAATTTCACTATCTTCATCTATCATTTTTTCAAGGGTGGCTAGCATCGTAGCGTTTAGATCAGATAAGCTTATTTGAATTTTGCCTTCAATGATGCCAATGTAATCCTCTTTCTTGACCTCTAAACCTTCTACACTTGTATCACGAACAGCTGTTGTTACTTGTCCACTAACGATTTGTTTCAGCGCTTGTTCCATTTCCCGTTGATTGTTTGCAAAGCTTTCTTCTTTTCGAAAAGAAGCGAGTGCAGCAAGCCCCTCTGGAATCGTCTCAGTTGGAATCACTTGGATATTTTCAACACGTGCAATCGCTGCGGCTTGTTTAGCAGCCATTACAATATTTTTATTGTTTGGTAAAATAAAAACTTGTTCAGCATTCGCTGCTTCAATCGCTTGGACAATATCTTCGGTACTTGGATTCATCGTTTGCCCGCCAGAAAGAACAACATTTGCGCCTAAACTTGTAAACAATTTCTTTATTCCTGTACCAGCAGAAACGGTAACGATGCCATAGGGTGTTTTCCCTTTAGGCTTTTCTTTTTCATGGATGATGGCCTCGTGCTGTTCGCGCATGTTCTCTACTTTCATTTTAATCAGGCTCCCGTACTGTTGTCCGTAATTAAAAACATCACCTGGGCGCTCTGTGTGAATGTGAACTTTAGCCACTTCATCATCAGCCACAACAAGCAAGGAATCGCCCATTTTGTTTAAATCTTGGCGGAATTTTTCTTCATCAAATGGCTTTTGATCTGCTTTATTTTTCTTAATTTGGACCATGATTTCTGTACAGTAACCAAATATAATCTCATCTGTTGACATAAAGTCTTGAACGTGGC
This DNA window, taken from Listeria sp. PSOL-1, encodes the following:
- the recG gene encoding ATP-dependent DNA helicase RecG, translated to MNNLKKISVTGIKGIGEETAKTLKELGISTVQDLLWNVPYRYEDYRLRNLEQVGDAERITVCGEVLTEPSLAFYGKKKSKLSFRLSVEGQVIRIDFFNQPYLKAKIATGETVTISGKWDKNRAQITASKFKLGMQTQDEALEGIYRLKGSLRTKTMQKYVQAAFTMYHKEIEEIIPQVYLDKYKLIARDEAIRILHFPKDSSELKQARRRMVYEELLLFQLRMQFFRKIEREKAGGIAIDYDVAELRTYIDALPFPLTNAQKRVVNEICGDMKSHFHMNRLLQGDVGSGKTVVASIAIFAAAKSGFQSALMVPTEILAEQHANSLVELLAPFDVTVGLLTSSVKGKRRKELLLLLEEGNIDVLVGTHALIQEEVIYHRLGLVITDEQHRFGVGQRRILREKGEYPDVLFMTATPIPRTLAITTFGEMDVSVIDELPAGRKQIETFWVKHEMLDRVIQFVEKEIIKGHQVYVICPLIEESDKLEVQNAVDFYHLLLAKWKKRHTVGLMHGKLLPAEKEGLMRAFSSQKIDCLVSTTVVEVGVNVPNATMMVIYDADRFGLSQLHQLRGRVGRGSDQSYCILLADPKTEVGKERMTIMTETNDGFALSERDLELRGPGDFFGTKQSGLPEFNIADIVHDYRVLEIAREDAAKLIFDENLAENPEYARLYESLLASGVFTEEKLD
- the sdaAA gene encoding L-serine ammonia-lyase, iron-sulfur-dependent, subunit alpha, which translates into the protein MFRTVAELIDIAQHEKKPISKVMIEREMNVSGLSHDEIFAAMTRNLDVMEEAIKKGENGVNSTTGLTGGDAVLMKKYIEKGNTLSGELVLESVQKAIATNEVNAAMGVICATPTAGSAGVVPGVLFAVKDKLELTREQMVDFLFTAGAFGFVVANQAFISGAAGGCQAEVGSASAMASAAIVEAAGGTPEQASHAMAMTLKNMLGLVCDPVAGLVEVPCVKRNALGSSQAIISADMALAGIKSQIPCDEVIEAMYRVGLQMPSSLRETAEGGLAATPTGRAIQAKIFGLSPENPSE
- the sdaAB gene encoding L-serine ammonia-lyase, iron-sulfur-dependent subunit beta, which encodes MKFNSVFDIIGPVMIGPSSSHTAGASTIGKIARDVFRETPTQVDIHLYGSFAKTYKGHGTDVALIGGLLGFEPDDPRMKDSPALAKKWGIHIQFIEELEEAPHPNTVKLVLKNGMKQTTLVGASIGGGKVEIVRLNDFELDFTGTLPAILILHQDRYGIIASVSALIARHEINIGQMKVSRKTKGNEALMVIEVDQVVDQSLLDQISEIQGVYQVASIVI
- a CDS encoding DAK2 domain-containing protein; this encodes MDIYQLNGKKWAEMIALGAENLAKNADFVDSLNVFPVPDGDTGTNMNLSMASGAKEVSQNESESMSNVSADFAKGLLMGARGNSGVILSQLFRGFSKAVEAKEILTPEEFAKAFAKGVETAYQAVMKPVEGTILTVAREAAKAGMNEALVDGSIEEVMKAIVKHGNIALKNTPEQLPILKEVGVVDSGGQGLILIYEGFYGALTGQLELKDYMKSMNEMINAEHHRHVQDFMSTDEIIFGYCTEIMVQIKKNKADQKPFDEEKFRQDLNKMGDSLLVVADDEVAKVHIHTERPGDVFNYGQQYGSLIKMKVENMREQHEAIIHEKEKPKGKTPYGIVTVSAGTGIKKLFTSLGANVVLSGGQTMNPSTEDIVQAIEAANAEQVFILPNNKNIVMAAKQAAAIARVENIQVIPTETIPEGLAALASFRKEESFANNQREMEQALKQIVSGQVTTAVRDTSVEGLEVKKEDYIGIIEGKIQISLSDLNATMLATLEKMIDEDSEIVMLLYGESVTKDEAEDLVSQLEVKFPDIEFEVHAGNQPVYPYIFSVE